GATCGGGGAAGAAGATGCCGATCTCGCGCGTGGCCGACTCGAGCGAGTCGCTGCCGTGCACGAGGTTCTCGGTGAACAAGATGCCCAGATCGCCACGAATGGTTCC
This portion of the Planctomycetota bacterium genome encodes:
- a CDS encoding nucleoside-diphosphate kinase, which codes for GTIRGDLGILFTENLVHGSDSLESATREIGIFFPDL